In Candidatus Promineifilum breve, one genomic interval encodes:
- a CDS encoding ketopantoate reductase family protein, whose translation MNILVYGAGAVGGYLGGKLAQSGQRVTLITRPDTAAAITGDGLTITEGDATFTPPLCAVGHPAAAFTDSTAYDLIILAMKSYDVAEAVAQLAALCPNPAQVMGTQNGIGVEEMVAGCFGAGRTLAGAVTIPISRQGPNRLVVERAGRGLGIAPVAPGQAVDEWVALFREAGINAGARADYRAMKWSKAFLNIMGNATSAILNRPPAELYRLRAIFDLEMSMLRETLAVMRRLEIAVINLPGATARPLARTLAYAPRPLLRLIFSQVIIHGRGDKMPSFHIDLASGKGRSEVVFHNGAIAAAAERAGLAAPVNAALNRVLLGLAQGELTPATFDGRPDRLVAVVERFRSGEVDL comes from the coding sequence ATGAACATTCTGGTCTATGGGGCGGGGGCGGTCGGTGGCTATTTGGGCGGCAAGCTGGCCCAGAGCGGGCAGCGCGTCACGCTCATCACCCGGCCGGACACGGCGGCGGCCATCACCGGCGACGGATTGACCATCACCGAGGGGGACGCGACATTCACGCCCCCGCTGTGCGCCGTGGGCCATCCGGCGGCGGCCTTTACCGATTCGACCGCCTACGATCTCATCATCCTGGCGATGAAGTCCTACGACGTGGCCGAGGCCGTGGCCCAACTGGCGGCCCTTTGCCCCAACCCGGCGCAGGTCATGGGCACGCAAAACGGCATCGGCGTGGAGGAGATGGTCGCCGGCTGTTTCGGGGCGGGGCGCACGTTGGCCGGGGCGGTGACCATCCCCATCAGCCGCCAGGGGCCGAACCGGCTGGTGGTGGAGCGCGCCGGACGGGGGCTGGGCATCGCCCCCGTCGCGCCGGGCCAGGCGGTGGACGAATGGGTGGCCCTGTTCCGCGAGGCGGGCATCAATGCCGGGGCACGCGCCGATTACCGGGCCATGAAATGGTCGAAAGCGTTCCTCAATATCATGGGCAACGCCACCTCGGCCATCCTGAACCGGCCGCCGGCCGAACTATACCGGCTGCGGGCCATATTTGATCTGGAGATGAGCATGTTGCGCGAGACGTTGGCCGTGATGCGACGCCTGGAGATTGCCGTGATCAACCTGCCGGGAGCGACGGCCCGCCCATTGGCGCGCACGCTGGCCTATGCGCCGCGGCCGTTGCTGCGGCTCATCTTCTCCCAGGTCATCATCCACGGCCGGGGGGACAAGATGCCGTCGTTCCACATCGATCTGGCGAGCGGCAAGGGGCGCAGCGAAGTGGTCTTTCACAACGGGGCCATCGCCGCCGCGGCCGAGCGGGCCGGGCTGGCCGCGCCGGTCAATGCCGCGCTGAACCGGGTGCTGTTGGGGTTGGCCCAGGGTGAGTTAACGCCGGCCACGTTCGACGGCCGCCCCGACCGGCTGGTGGCGGTGGTGGAACGCTTTCGCTCAGGCGAGGTAGATTTATGA
- a CDS encoding class II aldolase/adducin family protein gives MSSAYARDPRETALRAEIVRVGQMMYERGLLSGFEGNLSVRLDDGRILITPSGLHKGLLRPEQLLIVDAAGQVIGYPTEARRELRPTSELPMHLETYRRRPDVRAVVHAHPPITVALSIAGIPMDTPLLPEVIVLLGLIPTAPYTLASSEEGALAIRDLIGGHDAIILQRHGTLTVGETLVQAFMRLETVEQNARIHFMLAQLGAGGPLEPKEVQRLLQMRRRMGLERPGDAAEFQRLWGTSPDSLSP, from the coding sequence ATGAGTTCAGCTTATGCCCGCGACCCGCGCGAGACCGCCTTGCGGGCCGAGATCGTTCGCGTGGGGCAAATGATGTATGAGCGCGGCCTGCTTAGTGGCTTCGAGGGCAATCTGTCCGTGCGCCTCGACGATGGCCGCATCCTGATCACCCCGTCGGGCCTGCACAAGGGGCTGTTGCGCCCCGAGCAACTGCTGATCGTCGATGCCGCCGGGCAGGTTATCGGCTACCCGACCGAGGCCCGGCGCGAGCTGCGGCCGACCAGCGAGCTGCCCATGCACCTGGAGACCTACCGGCGGCGGCCGGACGTGCGGGCCGTGGTGCATGCCCACCCGCCCATTACCGTGGCCCTGTCCATCGCCGGCATCCCCATGGACACGCCGCTGCTGCCGGAGGTCATCGTCTTGCTGGGCCTCATCCCCACCGCGCCCTACACGCTGGCCTCCAGTGAAGAGGGCGCGCTGGCGATTCGCGACCTCATCGGCGGCCACGATGCCATCATCCTGCAACGCCACGGCACGCTGACCGTCGGTGAAACGCTAGTGCAAGCCTTCATGCGCCTGGAGACCGTGGAGCAGAACGCCCGCATCCACTTCATGCTGGCCCAATTGGGCGCGGGCGGGCCGCTGGAGCCAAAGGAAGTGCAGCGCCTGCTACAGATGCGCCGCCGCATGGGCCTGGAACGCCCCGGCGACGCGGCCGAATTCCAACGCCTCTGGGGCACTTCCCCCGACTCCCTCTCTCCCTAG